The Verrucomicrobiota bacterium genome window below encodes:
- a CDS encoding metallophosphoesterase, whose product MKFIHTSDWQLGAGFGQIPGDGGALLRTQRIKTLETIGQVAKAKGAEFIVVAGDIFDSHGVGSDTIVKACAALRQIALPVILITGNHDGYREPDNLYERKCWKEHCPDNVTICQTVDPVVLDQFKVVIFPCPLSRKLVIVDPTEHLAQVAATFAKSDYLRIGLAHGPVHGFEIEDGEGGGGVIDAPGAVKNAQLDYLALGDWHGTLKVGDRIWYSGTPETDRFRNNDSGNVLLVSLDGKQSLPVVESICTTAYEWLMENRNIQNKDDVESLKDCLKGIDRPAGKLLRIELSGVLNMELLHELQDVIENQRAALLYLRDYVDILLEPSPEEIAGISEGGFVRNTVEKLQAIMKSAQGEAAEDAKLALQIMYQYSKNEVVL is encoded by the coding sequence ATGAAATTCATCCATACATCTGATTGGCAGCTCGGGGCGGGTTTCGGCCAGATCCCGGGGGACGGTGGGGCATTACTACGCACGCAGAGGATTAAAACCCTCGAAACTATCGGGCAAGTGGCTAAAGCAAAGGGGGCAGAGTTTATCGTTGTCGCAGGGGATATTTTCGATAGTCACGGTGTGGGTAGTGACACGATCGTCAAGGCATGTGCTGCCCTCAGGCAAATTGCGTTACCGGTGATTTTGATAACGGGTAATCATGATGGTTATCGTGAGCCTGATAACCTATATGAAAGGAAATGTTGGAAGGAGCACTGCCCTGATAATGTTACGATATGCCAGACGGTTGACCCGGTCGTCTTGGATCAGTTCAAGGTGGTGATATTCCCATGCCCCCTGAGTCGGAAGCTGGTTATTGTAGATCCGACGGAGCATCTCGCTCAAGTGGCTGCCACATTCGCAAAAAGTGATTACCTCCGGATCGGCCTAGCCCACGGCCCGGTTCACGGTTTCGAGATTGAGGATGGAGAAGGGGGTGGAGGAGTCATTGATGCCCCTGGAGCCGTCAAAAATGCGCAATTGGATTATTTGGCCCTAGGCGATTGGCACGGCACCCTCAAAGTCGGGGATCGTATTTGGTATAGTGGCACACCGGAAACAGATCGTTTCAGAAATAATGACTCGGGCAATGTCCTTTTAGTCAGTCTAGACGGGAAACAATCACTCCCGGTCGTCGAATCGATCTGCACGACAGCCTACGAATGGTTGATGGAGAATCGGAATATCCAGAACAAGGATGATGTCGAGAGCCTGAAAGATTGTTTGAAGGGAATCGACCGTCCGGCGGGCAAATTGCTCAGGATAGAGCTTTCTGGAGTGCTTAATATGGAGCTGCTCCATGAGCTACAGGATGTGATAGAAAACCAGCGGGCAGCCCTCCTTTACCTGAGGGATTACGTCGATATCCTCCTCGAGCCTAGTCCGGAAGAAATTGCCGGGATATCAGAAGGGGGATTTGTCCGTAATACCGTCGAAAAGCTCCAAGCAATCATGAAGTCCGCTCAGGGGGAGGCTGCGGAGGATGCAAAGCTCGCTCTCCAGATTATGTATCAATACTCTAAAAATGAGGTGGTCCTATGA
- a CDS encoding AAA family ATPase, translating into MRLISTKIKNYRIHCGDHPLEINFDPSMQLIHGPNEAGKSTVMNAIHDALFVKARGNAETHKRMRPHNDSKPEIEVVFESGGNKYSLVKKFTGPNGTCELSITSLDGRRENLAGDDAETKLAEILGRLPQGGRGETPGLWRLCWVHQGESGLNPAAQITPDARASLGQILRAQTGQAIGSAGDALFLKKMMNERDLMMRENGEPRANTDWQKANDLQKSLSEELDKLKNSLEEQHRDFANLKNTTTQLSEIEESIPGYENGIKDMEEQLEKCREIEAGMNTLVSRKMEKGHLLQNAQAQSSRLTRLKSEIEASEKDVDDACAKCDTATQELAASQTDLPKLRSDLERQQNDLEGKISELDLSKAVNEYAALAKGKSQSSALLEKGEDIEKQIVEKERDHSLIKVT; encoded by the coding sequence ATGAGATTAATTTCTACAAAGATAAAAAACTATCGTATTCACTGTGGGGATCATCCCTTGGAAATCAACTTTGATCCATCCATGCAGCTCATTCACGGCCCGAATGAAGCCGGGAAATCCACGGTGATGAATGCCATTCATGACGCCTTGTTTGTTAAAGCTCGTGGGAATGCTGAGACCCACAAACGGATGAGGCCTCATAATGATTCCAAACCTGAAATCGAGGTGGTCTTTGAATCAGGTGGGAATAAATACTCCTTGGTAAAGAAATTTACCGGGCCCAATGGGACATGTGAACTCAGTATTACCTCTCTAGACGGACGGAGAGAAAACCTGGCCGGTGATGATGCTGAGACGAAGCTGGCTGAGATTCTCGGAAGGTTGCCCCAAGGCGGTAGAGGGGAAACCCCTGGCCTCTGGCGTTTATGCTGGGTACACCAAGGTGAAAGCGGGCTGAATCCCGCCGCACAAATCACTCCGGATGCACGTGCCTCCCTTGGCCAGATTCTCCGTGCGCAGACCGGGCAAGCCATTGGTTCTGCAGGGGATGCACTCTTTCTCAAAAAGATGATGAACGAACGTGATCTCATGATGAGAGAAAATGGTGAGCCACGGGCTAATACCGATTGGCAGAAGGCTAATGACCTTCAAAAATCCCTCTCGGAGGAACTTGATAAACTTAAGAATTCCCTAGAAGAGCAACACCGAGATTTCGCCAATCTGAAAAATACCACCACGCAATTATCAGAGATTGAGGAATCCATTCCTGGGTACGAAAATGGAATCAAAGACATGGAGGAACAACTCGAAAAGTGTCGCGAGATCGAGGCCGGCATGAATACACTGGTTTCCCGTAAAATGGAAAAGGGGCATCTCCTCCAAAATGCCCAAGCACAGTCATCGCGGTTGACTCGGTTAAAGAGCGAGATCGAGGCGTCCGAAAAGGATGTGGATGATGCCTGCGCAAAATGCGACACAGCCACGCAGGAATTAGCCGCCAGTCAGACTGACCTGCCGAAATTACGTTCCGATCTAGAACGTCAGCAGAATGATCTCGAAGGAAAAATCTCTGAGCTGGATCTCTCAAAGGCGGTTAATGAATATGCCGCCCTAGCGAAGGGGAAAAGTCAATCCAGCGCATTACTCGAAAAGGGCGAGGATATTGAAAAGCAAATTGTTGAGAAAGAGAGGGATCACTCCTTGATCAAGGTGACCT